The following are encoded in a window of Cycloclasticus pugetii PS-1 genomic DNA:
- the rpsB gene encoding 30S ribosomal protein S2, translating to MSKITMREMLEAGVHFGHQTRYWNPKMAPYIFGERGKIHIINLEKTLPLFNDALNFINKLAANKGTIMFVGTKKAARKTVAEEAKRCSMPYVDHRWLGGMLTNFGTIKKSINRLKELETMREDGSLNRFSKKEGLKFMRQLEKLERSVGGIKDLKGPPDAIVVMDVGYEKIAVKEAAKLGIPVIGIVDSNNKPNDVDYVIPGNDDSIRALTLYCQSFAGAILEGKASVIKELVDNKEVAKSVSKKPAVKKTAVKKAATEEVSKEG from the coding sequence ATGTCTAAAATCACAATGCGTGAAATGCTCGAAGCTGGTGTCCATTTTGGTCACCAAACGAGGTACTGGAACCCTAAAATGGCCCCTTACATCTTTGGTGAGCGTGGCAAAATTCATATCATTAACTTAGAGAAAACCTTACCTCTTTTTAATGATGCATTAAATTTCATCAACAAACTAGCAGCAAACAAAGGCACTATCATGTTTGTTGGAACAAAAAAAGCCGCTCGTAAAACAGTTGCAGAAGAAGCAAAACGTTGCAGCATGCCATATGTTGATCACCGTTGGTTAGGTGGTATGTTGACAAACTTCGGTACCATCAAAAAATCAATTAATCGTTTAAAAGAACTTGAAACGATGCGTGAAGACGGTAGCTTGAATCGTTTTAGCAAAAAAGAAGGTTTAAAGTTCATGCGCCAGCTGGAAAAACTAGAGCGCAGTGTTGGCGGTATTAAAGACCTTAAAGGCCCACCCGATGCTATTGTAGTAATGGATGTAGGCTATGAAAAAATCGCAGTTAAAGAAGCGGCTAAATTAGGTATTCCAGTGATTGGTATTGTTGATTCAAACAATAAACCTAATGATGTGGATTATGTAATACCAGGTAACGATGACTCAATCAGAGCCTTAACACTATATTGCCAAAGTTTTGCCGGTGCGATTCTTGAAGGTAAAGCCAGCGTAATTAAAGAATTAGTTGATAATAAAGAAGTGGCTAAATCAGTTTCTAAAAAACCGGCTGTGAAAAAAACAGCGGTAAAAAAAGCAGCAACTGAAGAAGTAAGCAAAGAAGGTTAA
- the frr gene encoding ribosome recycling factor has product MIEDIVKDGNLRMGKSVESFQKALTKIRTGRAHPSLLEHIVVSYYDVDTPLNQVATVNIEDARTLSIMPWEAGMIGPVEKAIMKADLGLNPVTAGNVIRVPMPPLTEERRRDLVKVVRGEAEAAKVAIRNIRRDANSEFKEALKEKMITEDELRSGEEKIQKITDQHVKDIDKHLEVKEADLMSM; this is encoded by the coding sequence ATGATTGAAGATATTGTTAAAGATGGAAACCTAAGAATGGGTAAATCCGTTGAGTCTTTTCAAAAAGCATTGACAAAAATTCGTACAGGTCGTGCGCACCCAAGTTTGCTAGAGCATATTGTTGTGTCTTACTACGATGTTGATACACCCTTAAATCAAGTAGCAACAGTTAATATTGAAGACGCTAGAACATTGTCTATTATGCCGTGGGAAGCAGGTATGATTGGCCCAGTTGAAAAGGCTATTATGAAGGCAGATCTCGGGCTTAATCCAGTGACTGCTGGTAATGTCATTCGTGTACCAATGCCACCATTAACAGAAGAAAGGCGTCGCGATCTTGTTAAAGTGGTTCGTGGTGAGGCAGAAGCTGCGAAAGTTGCGATTAGAAACATTCGTCGTGACGCAAACTCTGAGTTTAAAGAGGCGTTAAAAGAAAAGATGATTACTGAAGATGAACTTCGCTCTGGTGAAGAAAAAATTCAGAAAATCACCGATCAGCATGTAAAAGATATTGATAAGCACCTTGAGGTAAAAGAAGCTGACTTGATGTCAATGTAG
- a CDS encoding OmpH family outer membrane protein: MKLFNQILIASILTVGLLSTAQAADIKIGFVNVARILEKAPQAEKAKVALEKEFSPRNKRLLASQKEIKKLDEKLARDAKLMSESETRRLQRDVLEKKRALNRDQEEFREDFNLRRNEELAKLQKLVFEAIKGLSEAEKYDLVLHDGVVFASGAVDITNKVQNRLSTGK; this comes from the coding sequence TTGAAACTTTTTAACCAGATCTTAATTGCTAGCATATTAACAGTAGGACTTCTAAGTACCGCGCAAGCTGCCGACATCAAAATTGGCTTTGTTAACGTAGCTAGGATTTTAGAAAAAGCACCTCAGGCAGAAAAAGCAAAGGTGGCTTTGGAAAAAGAATTTTCTCCAAGAAATAAACGCTTATTAGCGAGTCAAAAGGAAATCAAAAAACTAGATGAAAAACTTGCTCGTGATGCCAAATTAATGAGTGAGTCTGAAACACGACGCTTACAGCGTGATGTGCTAGAAAAGAAGCGTGCACTCAATCGTGACCAAGAAGAGTTTAGAGAAGACTTTAATTTAAGACGTAACGAAGAGTTAGCCAAGTTACAAAAATTGGTTTTCGAAGCAATTAAAGGGCTTTCAGAAGCTGAAAAATATGATTTAGTGCTTCATGATGGTGTTGTTTTTGCGAGTGGCGCAGTTGATATAACCAATAAAGTTCAAAACCGTCTATCTACTGGTAAATAG
- the uppS gene encoding polyprenyl diphosphate synthase, whose translation MTDNQVKKNIKKSPKHIAIIMDGNGRWATAQGKPRTAGHKAGVDALRTTIETCASYGVEVLTVFAFSSENWRRPAKEVNVLMDLFMLTLKTQAKRLHNNNIRLKIIGDKTKLSQSLQQKIIDVELLTAKNTGLLLVIAANYGGQWDITQASQCMMAHAVSQDIPLTDLNIEDFLSTAAIPDPDLFIRTGGEQRISNFLLWQIAYSELYFTDTLWPDFDKNALDVAIQYFSSRERRFGQTGEQLDEDG comes from the coding sequence GTGACTGACAACCAAGTTAAAAAAAATATAAAAAAAAGCCCTAAGCACATTGCCATCATAATGGATGGCAATGGGCGTTGGGCTACCGCTCAGGGTAAACCTCGTACAGCAGGCCATAAAGCGGGCGTTGATGCATTAAGAACCACTATCGAAACGTGCGCTAGCTACGGTGTAGAAGTGTTAACAGTGTTTGCATTTAGCAGCGAAAATTGGCGTCGTCCAGCGAAAGAAGTTAATGTACTGATGGACTTGTTTATGTTGACGCTAAAAACACAAGCAAAACGATTACATAACAATAATATTCGTTTGAAAATAATTGGTGATAAAACCAAACTGTCCCAGTCGTTACAACAAAAAATTATAGATGTTGAGTTATTAACAGCTAAAAATACTGGTTTATTGCTGGTCATTGCAGCAAATTATGGTGGCCAATGGGATATTACGCAGGCAAGCCAATGTATGATGGCACATGCCGTCAGTCAAGACATTCCTTTAACAGACCTGAACATAGAAGACTTTTTATCCACTGCAGCTATACCAGACCCTGATTTATTCATAAGAACAGGTGGTGAACAGCGAATTAGTAATTTTTTACTTTGGCAAATAGCTTATAGTGAACTTTATTTTACAGACACACTTTGGCCAGATTTTGATAAGAATGCTCTTGATGTGGCCATTCAGTATTTCTCTTCTCGTGAGCGTCGGTTCGGACAGACAGGTGAGCAACTTGATGAAGATGGTTAA
- the rseP gene encoding RIP metalloprotease RseP has translation MSIIISMASFILALGILVTVHEFGHFWVARKCGVKVLRFSVGFGKPLIKFKRKNDETEYVIASIPLGGYVKMLDEREGNVEESEKKLAFNNKPLLSRFLIVLAGPVFNLVFAFLVFWLILTVGERGLKPVVGKLDPAGVAIHSGIEVGDEILAVNDRPATIWRVAIGLIASEMIDNGSVDLTVETPGGQTKDIQFNVQSGDIPEPNDIVNKLGIEPFLPTLKPMIGNIVSAEPADLAGLKRGDLILSANNEEVDSWQQWVSVIRANPEKSISIIVLRNNERLALRLIPQKIIENDSPIGRIGVSPWVDEVSNDFYTTYSLNGFSAIVEAATQTVHYSILTVKLIGRMLIGEASVQNLSGPISLAQYAGKTATIGLIPFLKFLAFVSVSLGVMNLLPIPMLDGGHLFFYLIEAVKGKPVSEKAQGLFMRVGLFVLLCMMVLAIFIDIGRIIG, from the coding sequence ATGAGCATTATTATTTCAATGGCCTCTTTTATCTTGGCCTTAGGTATTTTGGTTACCGTTCATGAATTCGGCCATTTTTGGGTGGCGCGTAAATGTGGTGTGAAAGTATTACGTTTTTCTGTCGGTTTTGGTAAACCGTTAATTAAATTTAAAAGGAAAAATGACGAGACAGAATATGTCATTGCAAGTATACCGTTAGGCGGTTATGTGAAAATGCTCGATGAGCGTGAAGGAAACGTCGAAGAGAGTGAGAAAAAGCTAGCCTTTAATAATAAACCTCTGCTAAGTCGTTTCCTTATCGTTTTAGCGGGCCCTGTTTTTAATTTGGTGTTTGCCTTCTTGGTTTTTTGGCTAATTCTAACAGTTGGCGAAAGAGGTTTGAAGCCTGTGGTTGGTAAACTAGACCCGGCTGGTGTTGCTATTCATTCAGGTATTGAAGTTGGTGATGAAATTCTTGCTGTCAATGATCGTCCAGCAACTATATGGCGTGTGGCCATTGGCTTAATTGCCAGTGAAATGATTGATAATGGCTCGGTTGATCTCACCGTTGAGACACCTGGTGGACAAACAAAAGACATTCAATTTAACGTCCAATCGGGAGATATTCCTGAGCCAAACGATATTGTTAATAAGCTTGGTATTGAGCCTTTTTTGCCGACATTAAAACCGATGATTGGCAATATTGTTTCTGCTGAGCCAGCTGATTTAGCGGGGTTAAAGAGGGGTGATTTGATTCTGTCTGCCAATAATGAAGAGGTCGATAGTTGGCAACAATGGGTCTCAGTTATTCGTGCAAACCCAGAAAAAAGCATTTCTATAATAGTGCTAAGAAATAATGAGCGCTTAGCATTACGCCTTATTCCGCAAAAAATCATAGAAAATGATAGCCCGATTGGAAGAATTGGTGTGTCCCCATGGGTCGATGAGGTGTCAAATGACTTTTATACTACGTATTCATTGAATGGTTTTTCAGCGATAGTAGAAGCGGCCACTCAAACGGTTCATTATTCAATATTAACTGTTAAGTTAATTGGCAGAATGCTGATTGGAGAGGCATCTGTGCAGAACTTAAGTGGGCCTATTAGTTTGGCTCAATATGCAGGTAAAACGGCCACAATAGGTCTAATACCATTCTTAAAATTTTTGGCATTTGTCAGCGTTAGTTTAGGTGTTATGAATTTATTGCCGATTCCTATGTTAGATGGCGGTCATTTGTTTTTTTACCTCATTGAAGCGGTTAAAGGTAAGCCTGTTTCTGAAAAGGCTCAAGGTCTGTTTATGCGTGTGGGTTTATTTGTCCTACTTTGTATGATGGTGTTGGCCATTTTTATCGACATTGGTCGAATAATTGGTTAA
- the bamA gene encoding outer membrane protein assembly factor BamA: protein MAFAEEPVLVKDIRVNGLQRITAGAVFNALSLKVGDQFEEETSGEIIRELFEMGFFSDINVDLNDDIVIINVKERPAITSIEIEGNDDIENETLLEAFGDVGMEVGRVFNPLVLDKVKNELLQQYYNNGKYSAEVSSKVTTLERNRVAVLISVVEGSAASIKKINIVGNKSFSDEEILSVFELTGPTLISFYTNSNQYSKQKLSADLERLNSFYQDRGYINFKVESTQVSISPDKNGIFITININEGKVHTVSEVKLAGELIVNPDKLIPYVIVQPTDVFSRKKATQTSEYITTILGQAGYSFANVNMIPEIDNESSTVKVTFFVDPGKRVYVRRVLMEGNTKTRDEVLRREVRQMEAASISTRAVDHSKARLSRLGHFDEVDVETLPVAGTSDQVDIKYTVKEKSSGNILAGAGFSQSQGIVLNASISQNNFLGTGKRMSASFNNSSVNTIYSLGYTNPYYTVDGVSRGYNISYRTTDYDEANSSNYETETFNMGVNFGLPLNESDKIGLGLDLEFTDIQLDNNLFFGEINKFIVENGNSFTNLKASASWGTDTRNRAVFATRGGSKRLSGIITVPGSDLEFYKLSYNQEQYFPISTNTTLYLNADFGYGDSYGDAESLPFFENYYAGGKGSVRGFTDNTLGPRDIFDDPIGGSVKLVGNAEFIFPVPFMPDNKSVRMSTFVDAGNVYDDEIDVGELRYSVGVSAKWLSPFGALSFSLAMPINDGEDDEVQTFQFAFGSGI from the coding sequence GTGGCATTTGCAGAAGAACCGGTGCTGGTTAAAGATATACGGGTTAATGGATTGCAGCGGATCACAGCGGGTGCTGTTTTTAATGCGCTAAGTCTGAAAGTAGGTGATCAATTTGAAGAGGAGACATCTGGGGAGATTATCCGAGAACTCTTTGAAATGGGCTTTTTTAGCGATATCAATGTGGACCTGAATGATGACATAGTCATTATTAATGTAAAAGAACGTCCAGCGATTACCAGTATCGAAATTGAAGGCAACGATGATATCGAAAACGAAACATTGCTTGAAGCATTTGGTGATGTTGGTATGGAAGTAGGACGTGTATTTAACCCACTAGTTCTCGATAAAGTTAAAAACGAATTACTTCAGCAATATTACAATAACGGTAAATATTCAGCAGAGGTTAGCAGTAAAGTGACAACACTTGAGCGTAATCGAGTGGCTGTATTAATCAGTGTTGTAGAAGGTTCAGCAGCAAGTATTAAGAAAATTAATATTGTTGGTAATAAGTCTTTTTCAGATGAAGAGATTTTGTCGGTATTTGAGTTAACAGGTCCAACTCTGATTAGTTTTTATACGAATAGTAATCAATACTCAAAACAGAAATTATCGGCTGATTTAGAACGTTTGAACTCATTCTATCAAGATCGTGGTTACATCAATTTTAAAGTTGAATCCACACAGGTCTCAATTAGTCCTGATAAAAATGGAATTTTCATCACTATCAATATCAATGAAGGGAAGGTGCACACAGTTAGTGAAGTAAAACTGGCCGGTGAGTTGATTGTTAATCCTGATAAGTTAATCCCTTACGTGATTGTTCAGCCAACAGATGTTTTTTCTAGGAAAAAAGCAACGCAAACATCAGAATACATTACTACCATTCTTGGGCAGGCGGGCTACTCGTTTGCAAATGTCAATATGATTCCTGAAATTGATAATGAATCATCAACAGTCAAAGTAACGTTTTTTGTTGACCCTGGGAAACGTGTCTATGTTCGACGTGTGTTGATGGAAGGGAATACTAAAACACGTGACGAGGTTCTAAGGCGAGAAGTTAGACAAATGGAAGCGGCATCCATTTCAACCAGAGCGGTTGATCATTCTAAAGCTAGGTTGTCACGATTAGGCCACTTTGATGAAGTGGACGTGGAAACCTTACCCGTTGCTGGTACCAGTGATCAGGTTGATATTAAATACACGGTTAAAGAAAAGTCATCGGGCAATATTTTAGCCGGCGCTGGGTTTTCTCAATCACAAGGAATTGTGTTAAATGCGAGTATTAGTCAAAACAACTTCTTAGGCACTGGTAAGCGGATGAGTGCTAGCTTTAATAATAGCTCAGTTAACACTATTTATAGTTTGGGTTATACCAATCCGTATTACACAGTTGACGGCGTGAGCCGAGGCTATAACATCAGTTATAGAACAACCGACTATGATGAAGCCAACAGCTCAAATTACGAAACTGAAACATTTAATATGGGCGTTAATTTTGGCTTGCCATTAAATGAAAGTGATAAGATTGGTCTAGGTTTGGATCTAGAGTTCACTGATATTCAGTTAGACAATAATCTGTTTTTTGGTGAAATAAATAAATTTATTGTTGAAAATGGTAATTCTTTTACTAACTTAAAAGCTTCTGCTTCATGGGGCACTGATACAAGGAATCGTGCTGTGTTTGCAACGCGAGGTGGGTCAAAACGTTTATCTGGCATCATTACAGTACCGGGTTCCGATCTTGAGTTTTATAAGTTGTCATATAATCAAGAGCAATATTTCCCAATCAGTACTAATACAACACTCTATTTGAATGCTGATTTTGGTTATGGTGATTCATATGGCGATGCTGAGAGCTTACCGTTCTTTGAAAATTATTATGCCGGCGGTAAAGGCTCTGTCAGGGGGTTTACAGATAATACACTAGGTCCTCGGGATATTTTTGACGATCCAATTGGCGGCAGTGTTAAATTAGTGGGTAATGCAGAATTCATCTTTCCTGTACCCTTTATGCCAGATAATAAAAGCGTCAGAATGAGTACTTTTGTTGATGCTGGTAATGTTTATGATGATGAGATAGACGTAGGTGAGTTACGTTACTCTGTTGGTGTGTCAGCAAAATGGTTGTCTCCATTTGGCGCATTATCCTTCAGTTTAGCAATGCCTATTAATGATGGAGAAGATGATGAGGTGCAAACATTCCAATTTGCCTTTGGCTCAGGGATATAA
- the ispC gene encoding 1-deoxy-D-xylulose-5-phosphate reductoisomerase, translating to MKNVCLLGSTGSIGVSTLDVIRLNKNAYRVVALTANKNIGRLLEQCIEFKPTYAVVPDAELADAFRGKLERSDACETQVLSGMDSLEFVAKHSMTDIVVAAIVGAVGLLSTLAGAKAGKTILLANKESLVVSGDLLMSVVKQNGATLLPLDSEHNALFQCMPDAYKAGQRAEGVRKLILTASGGPFLNLNASELDNVTVEQACAHPNWSMGHKISVDSATMMNKGLELIEASYLFDMPAELIDVLIHPQSIVHSMIDYVDGSVLAQLGNPDMRTPIAHALAWPKRHESGVSALDFLVNNQLTFESASYEKFPCLRLAYEALDAKGTAPAILNAANEVAVEAFLAKELAFTGISTLIEQVLSITTVSPADSIESVLSADAQARQVAKNCLENG from the coding sequence ATGAAAAATGTTTGCTTGCTTGGCTCAACTGGCTCAATTGGAGTTAGTACGCTTGATGTTATAAGACTCAATAAGAATGCTTACAGAGTAGTTGCACTGACAGCTAATAAAAACATTGGGCGGTTATTAGAGCAATGTATAGAATTTAAGCCAACTTATGCAGTGGTTCCAGATGCTGAGCTTGCAGATGCGTTTAGAGGGAAATTGGAACGCTCTGACGCATGTGAAACCCAAGTGTTATCTGGCATGGATTCTTTAGAGTTTGTTGCTAAACATTCAATGACTGATATTGTGGTGGCAGCCATTGTTGGAGCGGTTGGTTTATTGTCAACTTTAGCAGGTGCTAAGGCAGGTAAAACAATTTTACTGGCGAATAAAGAATCTTTAGTTGTATCGGGTGATTTATTGATGTCTGTAGTGAAACAAAATGGTGCCACCTTGCTACCGTTAGACAGCGAACATAATGCTTTATTTCAATGTATGCCCGATGCATACAAGGCTGGGCAACGTGCTGAGGGCGTTAGAAAATTAATTTTAACGGCTTCTGGTGGGCCTTTTTTGAACCTTAATGCCAGTGAGTTGGATAATGTAACGGTCGAGCAGGCTTGTGCACACCCAAACTGGTCAATGGGGCATAAAATCTCTGTTGACTCAGCGACTATGATGAATAAAGGTTTGGAGTTAATTGAAGCGAGTTATTTATTTGATATGCCCGCTGAATTAATAGATGTGCTGATACATCCTCAAAGTATTGTTCATTCGATGATTGATTATGTGGATGGGTCTGTTTTAGCGCAACTTGGAAACCCCGATATGCGCACACCCATAGCACATGCATTAGCATGGCCAAAAAGGCATGAGAGTGGCGTGTCAGCGCTGGATTTTCTAGTGAATAATCAATTAACATTTGAATCAGCCTCATATGAAAAATTCCCTTGCTTACGTTTAGCTTATGAAGCTTTAGATGCTAAAGGAACAGCACCAGCGATCTTAAATGCAGCAAATGAAGTTGCCGTTGAAGCATTTTTGGCAAAAGAATTAGCGTTCACTGGTATTTCCACATTGATTGAGCAGGTGTTGAGTATTACAACAGTGAGCCCTGCTGACTCAATTGAAAGCGTTTTAAGCGCAGATGCACAAGCACGTCAGGTTGCAAAAAATTGTTTGGAGAACGGTTAA
- a CDS encoding phosphatidate cytidylyltransferase → MTSLAKRLLTAIVLIPAVVWIVMYSSEPFFIGVLSLIVLIAGYEWAALSAVKSKLYKSIFAITGLLFSFGLTLLNEPFLSGFFYASLIFWLLAIVLLITKAQDLLANKVARPVMLLIGYLLLGLIFISLYQLRLNFEQGPELLMYLLLLMWVADSGAYFAGRSFGRHKLSPLISPGKSIEGVIGGALACLLLAFFADQYFEINNGTMFISVSVFVAFVSVFGDLFESLMKRRVNVKDSGAILPGHGGVLDRIDSLIAAAPVYVACLLMTKLFT, encoded by the coding sequence ATGACTAGTCTCGCTAAGAGGCTTCTAACAGCCATAGTATTGATTCCAGCTGTGGTCTGGATTGTAATGTATTCTTCTGAACCATTTTTTATAGGGGTTCTAAGTCTAATTGTTTTGATAGCTGGCTATGAATGGGCTGCTTTAAGTGCTGTAAAAAGCAAGCTATATAAATCTATATTTGCGATAACTGGCTTGCTGTTTTCGTTTGGTTTAACGCTTTTAAATGAACCTTTTTTAAGTGGTTTTTTTTACGCTAGTTTAATATTTTGGTTATTGGCGATCGTGTTGCTGATAACTAAAGCGCAAGATTTACTGGCAAATAAAGTAGCGCGCCCTGTGATGCTTTTAATTGGCTATTTATTGCTTGGTTTAATATTCATATCGCTTTACCAGTTGAGGCTCAATTTTGAACAAGGCCCTGAGCTTTTAATGTACCTATTATTGTTGATGTGGGTTGCTGATAGTGGAGCTTATTTTGCTGGCCGTTCATTTGGGCGTCATAAATTATCACCTCTTATTAGTCCTGGAAAATCTATAGAAGGCGTCATTGGTGGTGCATTAGCTTGTTTATTGTTGGCTTTTTTTGCAGATCAATATTTTGAAATTAACAACGGTACCATGTTTATAAGTGTGTCGGTGTTTGTTGCCTTTGTCTCGGTTTTTGGGGATCTATTTGAAAGCCTTATGAAGCGACGTGTAAACGTTAAAGATAGTGGGGCAATTTTACCGGGTCATGGTGGCGTTCTTGATCGTATTGATAGCCTTATTGCGGCGGCTCCTGTTTATGTTGCTTGTCTGTTAATGACAAAACTGTTCACATGA
- the tsf gene encoding translation elongation factor Ts, protein MSVTAAMVKELRERTGSGMMECKKALVETGGDLEVAIENMRKSGMAKADKKAGRIAAEGVLKVATSGDGSATTIVEINSETDFVSKGDDFVEFATVVANTIVNNDVADVEALNNATIDGESVTVDEKRRALIAKVGENINVRRFQTIKPESGVVGSYLHGIRIGVLVELEGGSVELAKDIAMHVAATNPLCISEAEVPAEAIEKEKEIFKGQAAESGKPPEIVEKMIVGKVKKFLKEVTLLGQPFVKDGDVTVEQLLKSNNAKVVSFVRFEVGEGIEKKEEDFASEVMAQVRGD, encoded by the coding sequence ATGAGTGTAACAGCTGCAATGGTCAAAGAATTACGTGAAAGAACGGGTTCTGGCATGATGGAGTGCAAAAAAGCATTAGTAGAAACAGGTGGTGATTTAGAAGTTGCGATTGAAAACATGCGTAAATCAGGCATGGCAAAAGCAGATAAAAAAGCAGGGCGTATTGCTGCTGAAGGTGTTTTAAAGGTTGCAACGTCCGGTGATGGATCAGCAACAACGATTGTTGAAATTAACAGTGAAACTGACTTTGTTTCAAAAGGTGATGATTTTGTTGAGTTTGCTACAGTGGTTGCAAACACGATTGTTAATAATGACGTCGCTGATGTTGAAGCATTAAATAATGCAACGATTGACGGTGAATCTGTGACAGTTGATGAAAAACGACGTGCATTGATTGCTAAAGTTGGTGAAAACATTAATGTTCGACGTTTTCAAACCATTAAGCCTGAATCAGGCGTTGTCGGTTCATATTTGCACGGTATCCGTATTGGGGTGTTGGTTGAATTGGAAGGTGGGTCTGTTGAATTAGCAAAAGATATTGCTATGCATGTTGCTGCGACCAATCCTTTATGTATTTCTGAAGCAGAAGTACCTGCAGAGGCTATTGAAAAGGAAAAAGAAATTTTTAAAGGGCAAGCTGCTGAAAGTGGTAAGCCACCTGAGATTGTTGAAAAAATGATCGTTGGTAAAGTTAAAAAATTCTTAAAAGAAGTCACCTTATTGGGTCAACCATTCGTTAAAGATGGTGATGTTACGGTTGAGCAATTATTAAAATCTAATAATGCTAAAGTCGTATCTTTCGTACGCTTTGAAGTAGGTGAAGGTATCGAGAAGAAAGAAGAAGATTTTGCATCTGAAGTAATGGCTCAAGTACGAGGCGATTAA
- the pyrH gene encoding UMP kinase, translating to MSELTYKRILLKLSGEAFMGDSAGGIDGNTVLRLAEEVKQLCDIGVQVGLVIGGGNILRGSEVASDVMNRVTSDHMGMLATVINALAMQDSLESLGQDVRVMSALQINQVCESFKRRRAVRHFEKGRVVIFAAGTGNPFFTTDSAASLRGIEVEAELLIKATKVDGIYSDDPVKNPDATLYSRISFDEAIDQRLNVMDATALVLCRDHKLPLRVVNIFDKGAIKRLVMGDDIGTLVE from the coding sequence ATGAGCGAGTTGACATATAAACGAATATTGCTAAAACTCAGCGGGGAAGCCTTTATGGGCGACTCCGCTGGTGGTATTGATGGTAATACAGTTTTAAGGCTAGCAGAAGAAGTTAAGCAGCTATGTGACATTGGTGTTCAAGTTGGTCTTGTTATAGGTGGTGGAAATATTTTACGTGGTTCTGAAGTAGCTTCAGATGTTATGAATCGTGTGACCAGTGATCATATGGGTATGTTGGCGACAGTCATTAATGCCTTAGCGATGCAAGATTCATTAGAGTCTCTTGGTCAGGATGTTCGCGTTATGTCAGCGCTTCAAATTAACCAAGTATGCGAAAGCTTTAAACGTAGAAGAGCAGTTAGACATTTTGAGAAAGGCCGCGTGGTTATTTTTGCAGCAGGGACCGGTAATCCATTTTTTACCACTGATTCGGCAGCGAGCCTCAGAGGTATTGAGGTTGAGGCTGAATTGCTGATTAAAGCAACAAAAGTGGATGGCATTTATTCTGATGATCCGGTTAAAAACCCTGATGCCACGCTGTATTCACGTATTAGTTTTGATGAAGCCATTGATCAACGTTTAAATGTTATGGACGCAACAGCATTGGTACTTTGTAGGGATCATAAGTTACCATTAAGGGTCGTTAATATTTTTGATAAAGGTGCTATTAAACGTCTTGTGATGGGTGATGATATTGGCACACTTGTAGAATAA